From the genome of Eucalyptus grandis isolate ANBG69807.140 chromosome 2, ASM1654582v1, whole genome shotgun sequence, one region includes:
- the LOC108956459 gene encoding uncharacterized protein LOC108956459, translating into MVRTLLVFSSTSHSATTSSRGSSAISTTYSDQIWPKDADDGHGRASASLASRSSGSGSGEQPVAGLGCRLVGPRTGGEGLRLLHLRWLLRPANGEHLFAPIGRQFGYVLCYKSYVQDLKNGVKKLENVRKRVQSSVDEAVYDGKPIHSDVKKWLDSVENKVKEAQNLLKQGESARNACFHGWLPNPMVRHPIGKKVKKMTQVIQELHDETVNNDFQKVHYENPPKGIVTATTSAARSVDKKEDVLELRASITEDVMKAITDDKICVVGVYGPGGVGKSKLLEDVERQVKKKKLFDMVAMANISRNPDLKTIQGDIADALGLKLMNVETTRGRADRLRESKTIEDARDRLIMDLECLQDSSLLLDSDVTEEIRMHDIIADVAISIASTKWNALVGRVDCGFKKWSKDELRKCTVISFPQVGVEELPEILDCPNLRMFLLYEDNPSLKIPESFFESMEKLQVLDLSCLSITSLPSSIQFLKNLKSLCLDFCHMEDVTDLGKLKALQFLSLTESTITRLPKEIGELIELRFLDLTGCTRLKVIEPGMLGSLINLEELYMENSFDKWEAEMKNHEKTQDLHLDGLQHGVDSIHNLCIKGFQELKHLHLEEIEISSCHLMQQIVADAEVDEDRDEIYDDNKVKSCNLRRLTLQNLPNMVSFYKTGDDSVDFFDGQQILFPSLEELTVVSCGLMKIWHNELSKESFRKLASITIRDCENLSHIFPSNIIEVFRSLEMIDVVHCTSLESLIEHVAVNTKKMPKSLVFLNLNKVKLWELPRVYALVTSSSQATLNLPSLTTISLRNCRSLRYLFTYDTSGTLDKLEMLDVSYCNKMQEVVAIEESEEPKLKAMKFSRLQRLKLCSLESLISFSSGSCAFEFPSLTNLSILECTKLKAFILRLPVPRVEMTNEGTAGSNESPHCLFDDKLRDLPRLDALVTSSSQATLSLPSLTIVSLRNCHSLRYLFTYDTSGTLDKLEMLYVSDCNKMEEVVAVEESKSESSGSCAFEFPSLTNLSILECAELKAFILRLPAARVEMMNEGTTGSNESPHCLFDDKVLFMSLEKLTLVSCGLMRIWHNELCKESFHKLASITIQDCENLSHIFPSNIIEVFRSLEMIEVVHCTSLESLIEHDAVNTKKMPKSLIVLNLNKVKLRDLPRLDALVTSSSQATLSLPSVTTMEEVVAVEESKERKVKAMKLSHLKRLELCSLESLISFSSGSCAFEFPSLTNLSILECAELKAFILRLPAVLFPSLEELTVVSCGLMKIWHNELCKESFCKLASITIQDCENLSHIFQSNMIEVFRSLEMIEVVNCTSLESLIEHVAVNTKKRPESLVFLNLKEVKLWDLPRVDALVTSSSQATLNLPSLTTVSLRNCHSLRYLFTYDTSGTLDKLEMLDVSYCNKMEEVVAVEESKERKVKAMQFSHLKRLELCSLESLISFSSGSCAFEFPSLTNLSILECAELKAFILRLPAARVEMMNEGTTGSNESPHCLFDDKVLFPSLEELTVVSCGLMKIWHNELCKESFCKLASITIQDCENLSHIFPSNMIEVFRSLEMIEVVNCTSLESLIEHVAVNTKKMPKSLVFLNLNKVKLWDLPRLDALVTSSSQATLSLPSVTTVSLRNCHSLRYLFTYDTSGTLDKLEVLDVSYCNKMREVVAMEESKERKLKAMKFSHLQRLKLCSLESLINFSSGSCIFEFPSLRNLSILECSELKAFILRQQTPRVEMINRGFAGSDESSHSLFDEKVIFPKLEELRLTGIQSREFWENETDYGHICCLKILEVKHCHNLLNVIPSFMSKRLLHYLESLTMESCNLIESIYTLEGLRVMERETARSSPLRELSLCNLPNLTYIWKNEDSLNLCLHNLTSIRVEKCPRLRSLFTMSMAKSLGQLRYLGLCGCEKMEYTVVREEEKPEEAADIIVFPRLVTLYLHNMPKLRSFCQGKHISEWPALKEFTAEYCKAVEVIVGDTGCRKLEGSIPTQQVLLLVHKSYVAVNEVVDLPLEALLNC; encoded by the exons ATGGTCCGTACCCTCCTCGTCTTCTCCTCTACCTCCCACTCCGCCACCACCTCCTCCCGCGGCTCCTCCGCTATCTCCACCACCTACTCCGATCAGATCTGGCCGAAGGACGCCGACGACGGCCATGGACGAGCATCGGCGTCGCTCGCGAGCCGGTCTTCCGGATCTGGATCTGGAGAACAGCCCGTCGCCGGGCTCGGCTGCCGGTTGGTGGGGCCGAGAACGGGTGGCGAAGGCCTCCGACTTCTTCATCTTCGGTGGCTCTTGAGACCAGCAAATG GTGAGCATCTGTTTGCTCCCATTGGACGCCAATTTGGATACGTGTTGTGCTACAAGAGCTATGTCCAAGATCTCAAAAATGGAGTCAAGAAGCTGGAGAATGTGAGGAAAAGGGTGCAGAGCTCCGTCGATGAAGCCGTCTATGACGGAAAACCTATACACAGTGATGTTAAGAAATGGTTGGATAGCGTGGAGAATAAGGTTAAGGAAGCACAAAATTTGTTAAAACAAGGTGAAAGTGCAAGAAATGCTTGCTTCCATGGGTGGCTTCCCAACCCTATGGTGCGCCATCCAATTGGCaagaaggtgaagaagatgacTCAAGTCATTCAGGAACTCCATGATGAAACCGTAAATAATGACTTCCAAAAGGTCCACTATGAGAATCCTCCGAAAGGAATTGTCACTGCTACCACTTCTGCTGCAAGATCTGTTGACAAGAAAGAAGATGTCCTGGAGTTGAGGGCTTCAATCACAGAGGATGTAATGAAGGCTATAACTGATGACAAGATCTGTGTGGTTGGGGTGTATGGACCAGGTGGGGTTGGCAAGTCAAAGCTTTTGGAGGATGTCGAAAGGCAAGTTAAGAAAAAGAAGCTATTTGATATGGTTGCCATGGCAAATATATCACGCAATCCAGATTTAAAAACAATCCAGGGAGATATTGCTGACGCACTAGGCCTAAAGCTAATGAATGTGGAAACTACTCGTGGGAGAGCCGATCGTTTGCGTGAGAG tAAGACCATCGAAGACGCTAGAGATAGGTTGATAATGGATCTAGAATGCCTGCAAGACTCTTCTTTATTACTAGACAGTGATGTCACGGAAGAGATAAGAATGCATGACATAATCGCTGACGTGGCCATCTCTATTGCTTCCACAAAATGGAATGCCTTGGTCGGGAGGGTGGATTGTGGGTTTAAAAAATGGTCAAAGGATGAGCTCAGAAAATGCACCGTAATATCCTTCCCTCAGGTTGGCGTTGAAGAGCTCCCTGAAATATTGGACTGCCCAAACTTGAGGATGTTTCTGTTGTATGAAGACAACCCGTCTCTGAAAATTCCCGAGTCATTTTTCGAATCTATGGAGAAGCTCCAAGTCTTGGACTTATCTTGCTTATCTATCACCTCTTTACCTTCATCAATTCAGTTCCTTAAGAACCTCAAGTCGCTATGTCTTGATTTCTGCCATATGGAGGATGTGACTGATCTTGGAAAGCTAAAAGCACTGCAGTTCTTAAGTCTCACCGAATCTACAATTACTCGGTTGCCCAAAGAAATAGGTGAGCTAATAGAATTGAGATTTCTGGACTTGACAGGGTGCACTAGGCTCAAAGTTATTGAACCTGGCATGCTCGGAAGCCTGATTAACTTAGAAGAACTGTATATGGAAAACAGTTTTGATAAGTGGGAGGCTGAGATGAAGAATCACGAA AAAACGCAAGATCTCCACTTGGATGGCTTGCAACATGGTGTCGATAGCATTCACAATTTGTGCATCAAAGGATTTCAGGAATTGAAGCATCTTCAC CTTGAAGAGATTGAAATAAGCAGTTGCCACTTAATGCAGCAAATTGTTGCAGATGCTGAGGTAGATGAAGACAGAGATGAAATATATGATGATAACAAAGTGAAGTCATGCAATTTGCGTAGGCTAACATTACAAAACTTGCCAAATATGGTGAGCTTTTATAAAACCGGGGATGATTCGGTCGATTTCTTCGATGGGCAACAG ATTCTTTTTCCCAGCTTGGAGGAGTTGACCGTCGTGTCATGTGGGTTGATGAAGATATGGCACAATGAACTTTCTAAAGAATCATTCCGCAAACTAGCATCCATCACAATCCgagattgtgaaaatttgtctcatatttttccatcaaatataATAGAGGTGTTCCGGAGCCTGGAAATGATTGATGTGGTCCATTGTACCTCTTTGGAATCATTAATCGAACATGTTGCTGTTAATACtaagaaaatgccaaaaagtTTGGTCTTCCTAAACTTAAACAAAGTGAAGTTGTGGGAACTACCGAGGGTGTATGCGTTAGTGACAAGTAGCTCCCAAGCAACTTTGAATCTTCCTAGTCTGACTACCATTAGCTTGCGCAACTGCCGCAGTCTGAGATATCTCTTCACATATGATACATCCGGGACTCTTGATAAACTTGAGATGCTGGATGTTTCTTATTGCAATAAGATGCAGGAAGTAGTTGCCATTGAAGAAAGTGAAGAGCCAAAGTTGAAGGCAATGAAGTTCTCTCGTTTACAGAGATTGAAGCTTTGTTCCCTTGAGAGCTTGATTAGTTTCAGCTCAGGAAGTTGTGCATTCGAGTTTCCCTCCCTCACAAACTTGTCAATTCTAGAGTGCACTAAACTCAAGGCATTCATACTGAGGCTGCCAGTGCCAAGAGTGGAGATGACAAATGAGGGAACTGCTGGTTCCAATGAAAGTCCACATTGTTTATTTGATGATAag TTGAGGGACCTGCCGAGGCTGGATGCGTTAGTGACAAGTAGCTCCCAAGCAACTTTGAGTCTTCCTAGTCTGACTATTGTTAGCTTGCGCAACTGCCATAGTCTGAGATATCTCTTCACATATGATACATCTGGGACTCTTGATAAACTTGAGATGCTGTATGTTTCTGATTGCAATAAGATGGAGGAAGTAGTTGCCGTGGAAGAAAGTAAGAGCGAAAG CTCAGGAAGTTGTGCATTTGAGTTTCCCTCCCTCACAAACTTGTCAATTCTGGAGTGTGCTGAACTCAAGGCGTTCATACTGAGGCTGCCAGCGGCAAGAGTGGAGATGATGAATGAGGGAACTACTGGTTCCAATGAAAGTCCACACTGTTTATTTGACGATAag GTTCTTTTTATGAGCTTGGAGAAGTTGACCCTCGTGTCGTGCGGGTTGATGAGGATATGGCACAATGAACTTTGTAAAGAATCATTCCACAAACTAGCATCCATCACAATCCaagattgtgaaaatttgtctcatatttttccatcaaatataATAGAGGTGTTCCGGAGCCTGGAAATGATTGAGGTGGTCCATTGTACCTCTTTGGAATCATTAATCGAACATGATGCTGTTAATACtaagaaaatgccaaaaagtttgatcgTCCTAAACTTAAACAAAGTGAAGTTGAGGGACCTGCCGAGGCTGGATGCGTTAGTGACAAGTAGCTCCCAAGCAACTTTGAGTCTTCCTAGTGTGACTACC ATGGAGGAAGTAGTTGCCGTGGAAGAAAGTAAAGAGCGAAAGGTGAAGGCAATGAAGTTATCTCATTTAAAGAGACTAGAGCTTTGTTCCCTTGAGAGCTTGATTAGTTTCAGCTCAGGAAGTTGTGCATTTGAGTTTCCCTCCCTCACAAACTTGTCAATTCTGGAGTGTGCTGAACTCAAGGCGTTCATACTGAGGCTGCCAGCG GTTCTTTTCCCCAGCTTGGAGGAGTTGACCGTCGTGTCATGTGGGTTGATGAAGATATGGCACAATGAACTTTGTAAGGAATCATTCTGCAAACTAGCATCCATCACGATCCaagattgtgaaaatttgtctcatatttttcaatcaaatatgATAGAGGTGTTCCGGAGCCTGGAAATGATTGAGGTGGTCAATTGTACCTCTTTGGAATCATTAATCGAACATGTTGCTGTCAATACTAAGAAAAGGCCAGAAAGTTTGGTCTTCCTAAACTTAAAAGAAGTGAAGTTGTGGGACCTGCCGAGGGTGGATGCGTTAGTGACAAGTAGCTCCCAAGCAACTTTGAATCTTCCTAGTCTAACTACCGTTAGCTTGCGCAACTGCCACAGTCTAAGATATCTCTTCACATATGATACATCCGGGACTCTTGATAAACTTGAGATGCTGGATGTTTCTTATTGCAATAAGATGGAGGAAGTAGTTGCCGTGGAAGAAAGTAAAGAGCGAAAGGTGAAGGCAATGCAGTTCTCTCATTTAAAGAGACTGGAGCTTTGTTCCCTTGAGAGCTTGATTAGTTTCAGCTCAGGAAGTTGTGCATTTGAGTTTCCCTCCCTCACAAACTTGTCAATTCTGGAGTGTGCTGAACTCAAGGCGTTCATACTGAGGCTGCCAGCGGCAAGAGTGGAGATGATGAATGAGGGAACTACTGGTTCCAATGAAAGTCCACACTGTTTATTTGACGATAag GTTCTTTTCCCTAGCTTGGAGGAGTTGACCGTCGTGTCATGTGGGTTGATGAAGATATGGCACAATGAACTTTGTAAAGAATCATTCTGCAAACTAGCATCCATCACGATCCaagattgtgaaaatttgtctcatatttttccatcaaatatgaTAGAGGTGTTCCGGAGCCTGGAAATGATTGAGGTGGTCAATTGTACCTCTTTGGAATCATTAATCGAACATGTTGCTGTTAATACtaagaaaatgccaaaaagtTTGGTCTTCCTAAACTTAAACAAAGTGAAGTTGTGGGACCTGCCGAGGCTGGATGCGTTAGTGACAAGTAGCTCCCAAGCAACTTTGAGTCTTCCTAGTGTGACTACCGTTAGCTTGCGCAACTGCCACAGTCTAAGATATCTCTTCACATATGATACATCTGGGACTCTTGATAAACTTGAGGTGCTGGATGTTTCTTATTGCAATAAGATGCGGGAAGTAGTTGCCATGGAAGAAAGTAAAGAGCGAAAGTTGAAGGCAATGAAGTTCTCTCATTTACAGAGACTGAAGCTTTGTTCCCTTGAGAGCTTGATTAATTTCAGCTCAGGAAGTTGTATATTTGAGTTTCCCTCCCTAAGAAATCTCTCAATTTTGGAGTGCAGTGAACTCAAGGCATTCATACTGAGGCAACAGACGCCAAGAGTGGAGATGATAAATCGGGGATTTGCTGGTTCTGATGAAAGTTCACATTCTTTATTTGACGAGAag GTCATATTTCCCAAATTAGAAGAGCTACGTCTAACAGGAATTCAATCAAGAGAATTTTGGGAGAATGAGACTGACTACGGGCACATTTGCTGCCTAAAGATCCTTGAGGTAAAGCATTGTCACAACCTGTTGAATGTTATTCCTTCGTTCATGTCGAAGAGGCTGCTTCACTATTTGGAGTCCTTGACAATGGAGTCATGCAATCTGATAGAAAGCATATATACACTTGAGGGCCTCAGGGTGATGGAGAGAGAAACTGCAAGGAGCAGTCCATTGAGAGAGCTATCTTTATGTAATCTCCCAAATTTGACATATATATGGAAGAATGAGGATTCACTAAATCTTTGCCTTCACAATCTAACTTCAATAAGAGTTGAGAAGTGCCCACGTCTAAGAAGCCTTTTTACAATGTCCATGGCAAAAAGTCTGGGACAACTCCGATATCTAGGTCTATGTGGTTGTGAAAAGATGGAGTACACTGTAGTTAGAGAAGAGGAAAAACCTGAAGAAGCAGCCGATATAATTGTATTTCCTCGACTTGTCACTCTATATCTTCACAACATGCCAAAACTCAGAAGTTTCTGTCAAGGGAAGCATATTTCAGAGTGGCCTGCCTTAAAAGAGTTTACTGCTGAATATTGTAAAGCTGTGGAGGTGATTGTAGGAGATACCGGTTGTAGAAAACTAGAGGGCAGCATTCCAACGCAGCAAGTACTTTTGCTGGTCCACAAG TCTTACGTGGCTGTTAACGAAGTGGTCGATCTTCCTCTGGAGGCTCTTTTAAATTGCTAA